The genomic window ATTCAGGAGCTCGCCTTGGAGAAGCATAGGATATATGTCTTTAGCGACCTTGGGAGCGGCTCAATGAGCCTGATCGAGAAGCACCTCGAAGGGGCAACCGTCGTCGTTGCCGACCATCACCCTCCAGAGAAGGACGAGTTCTCAACGGATTCTCACGTGCTGGTGAATCCCGTTCCGTTCGGCGCCAACAGCGTCCGCGATTTGAGTGGTTCTGGCGTCGCCTACTTCGTCGCCAGGGAGATGAACGAGAGGAACATGGACATGGCATACGTTGCCATCGTCGGCGCCGTTGGTGACATGCAGGAGATAGACGGAACCTTCCATGGGCTCAACAACGACATACTCGAAGACGGAAAAAAGCTGGATATCCTGGAGGTTAGGAAGGAGCTCCGCCTCTTTGGAAGGGAGAGCCGGCCGCTATATCAGATGCTCGCTTACGCTACCCACCCTGAGATTCCGGAGATAACTGGAGACGAGAGGAAGGCAATAGAGTGGCTCCGTGCCAGGGGCTTTGACCCGGACATGAAGTACTGGCAGTTGAGGGAAGAAGAGAAAAGGAAGCTCCACGATGCACTGGTTATACACCTCATCAAGCACGGTGCCCCCAAAGAGGCCATAGACAGGCTTATCGGCGATGTGGTGATAAGCTCTCTCTACCCGGAGGGTGATCCACGGCACGAGGCGAGGGAGTTTGCGACGCTCCTCAACGCCACCGGTCGCTTAAACGCCGGAACCCTGGGCGTTGCCATATGCCTCGGCGACGAGGATGCTTACCGAAAGGCAAGAAAGATGCTGGAGGACTACAAGCGGGAGCAAATCGAGGCAAGAAAGTTCCTCATCCAGAAC from Thermococcus sp. MAR1 includes these protein-coding regions:
- a CDS encoding DHHA1 domain-containing protein; this translates as MDRGAFLEKAREGAELIKMHIELGHTIRIISHRDADGITAGAILAKAVAREGGSFQLSIVKQLSEELIQELALEKHRIYVFSDLGSGSMSLIEKHLEGATVVVADHHPPEKDEFSTDSHVLVNPVPFGANSVRDLSGSGVAYFVAREMNERNMDMAYVAIVGAVGDMQEIDGTFHGLNNDILEDGKKLDILEVRKELRLFGRESRPLYQMLAYATHPEIPEITGDERKAIEWLRARGFDPDMKYWQLREEEKRKLHDALVIHLIKHGAPKEAIDRLIGDVVISSLYPEGDPRHEAREFATLLNATGRLNAGTLGVAICLGDEDAYRKARKMLEDYKREQIEARKFLIQNWSMADEGEHAYVFYAGRNIRDTLVGIAANIAINAGLADPEKPVVVIADSDEDENLVKGSARTTEKALAKGYHLGEALREVAEKLGGEGGGHAIAAGIRFPKNKLDEFIRLFNEALGRQVGEGKGSED